A stretch of Chitinophaga caeni DNA encodes these proteins:
- a CDS encoding NUDIX domain-containing protein: MQADQHKNPWTKLSDEVKYDNNWIRVTEHQVLNPKGGPGIYGVVHFKNVAVGVIALDDLGFTYLVGQHRFPLDQFSWEIPEGGGKVGQEDTLETAKRELLEETGLVAGQWEPILEMHLSNSVSDEYAIIYLARHLQQLEPCPEDTEELHVMKISFDLAYEMVQKGEITDSMSVAAIMKLRLMQLGH; this comes from the coding sequence ATGCAGGCAGATCAACATAAAAATCCTTGGACGAAATTGTCCGACGAGGTAAAATATGATAACAACTGGATCCGCGTTACCGAGCACCAGGTGTTGAACCCCAAGGGTGGTCCGGGGATTTACGGAGTGGTGCATTTCAAGAATGTGGCAGTTGGGGTGATCGCATTAGATGATTTGGGATTTACCTACCTGGTGGGGCAACACCGTTTTCCTTTAGATCAATTCAGTTGGGAGATTCCTGAAGGGGGCGGTAAAGTGGGACAGGAAGACACATTGGAAACAGCCAAGAGAGAACTTTTGGAAGAAACGGGGCTGGTGGCAGGCCAATGGGAACCGATCCTGGAAATGCACCTGTCTAATTCGGTGAGCGATGAGTACGCTATCATATATCTTGCCCGTCATTTGCAGCAATTGGAACCTTGCCCCGAGGACACGGAAGAGTTACATGTAATGAAAATTTCATTTGACTTGGCATACGAGATGGTGCAAAAAGGGGAAATTACGGATTCCATGTCGGTTGCTGCTATTATGAAGCTCCGGCTAATGCAACTGGGTCACTGA
- a CDS encoding GNAT family N-acetyltransferase, with amino-acid sequence MEIIKASLAHIDLVAPLFNEYRVFYQQEDDLPAAKAFLTARLQNNESVIFLASVDGKAAGFTQLYPIFSSISMGKSWLLNDLFVNENFRKKGLGKALLEAAQGLANTTKAKWTMLQTATDNYNAQSLYEATGYRKDESFFTYYRYL; translated from the coding sequence ATGGAAATCATCAAAGCGAGCTTAGCGCACATTGATTTGGTAGCGCCTTTATTTAATGAATACAGGGTCTTTTATCAACAGGAGGATGACCTGCCCGCTGCTAAGGCATTCTTAACTGCCCGGCTTCAGAATAATGAAAGCGTTATATTTCTTGCTTCGGTAGACGGTAAGGCGGCAGGTTTCACACAGTTGTACCCTATATTTTCCTCCATCAGCATGGGGAAAAGCTGGTTGTTGAATGATTTATTTGTAAATGAAAATTTCCGTAAGAAAGGGCTAGGTAAAGCTTTATTGGAAGCTGCCCAGGGATTAGCCAATACAACGAAGGCCAAGTGGACAATGCTTCAAACAGCAACAGATAACTATAATGCACAATCATTATATGAAGCTACCGGGTATCGAAAAGATGAATCTTTCTTTACCTATTACCGCTATCTATAA
- a CDS encoding GNAT family N-acetyltransferase, which translates to MNQQNWPSNQSIEFVPYSRELAPYFEKLNRVWIEQFFYMEEFDKQVLEQPETYILNPGGYILFIKYDGVIAGTVALMPIDDETVEMTKLGVDESLRGKKLGWLLSKRIMEQAVAQGYKKMVLYSNTVLEPAINMYRKLGFKEIKPEGGVHYERCNIIMEIELEPHPLGEEIQNLTMVLDDIYPKLAAMPIGIVKLYPAEGKWSIQQILGHLIDSAINNLPRFILSQWQERVEVPTYEQNNWVNAQQYQCQEWKQTYELWWRLNQQVLSVWKKLPLESLDKTILIGDREPVNLMFVISDYRAHLQHHLDQIMAIYGNHQSELSAH; encoded by the coding sequence ATGAATCAGCAAAATTGGCCATCGAATCAGAGCATTGAGTTCGTCCCATATTCAAGGGAACTAGCGCCTTATTTTGAAAAATTGAACCGGGTATGGATCGAGCAGTTTTTCTACATGGAAGAATTTGATAAACAGGTTTTGGAACAACCGGAAACCTATATTCTCAATCCCGGTGGTTATATCCTCTTTATCAAGTACGATGGTGTCATCGCCGGGACGGTAGCCTTGATGCCTATTGATGACGAAACGGTTGAAATGACCAAGTTAGGGGTAGATGAAAGCCTACGAGGGAAAAAATTAGGATGGTTGTTATCTAAAAGGATCATGGAACAGGCTGTCGCGCAAGGATATAAAAAGATGGTTTTATATTCTAATACGGTTTTAGAACCGGCAATCAATATGTACCGCAAACTTGGTTTCAAGGAAATAAAACCGGAAGGAGGGGTTCATTATGAACGTTGTAACATTATTATGGAGATTGAATTGGAACCGCATCCTTTAGGTGAGGAAATACAAAACTTAACCATGGTTTTAGACGATATCTATCCCAAGTTAGCTGCTATGCCAATAGGTATCGTGAAATTGTACCCGGCGGAAGGGAAGTGGAGCATACAACAAATTTTAGGTCATTTAATTGATTCTGCTATCAATAATTTGCCTAGATTTATCTTATCGCAATGGCAGGAAAGAGTGGAGGTACCTACATATGAACAAAATAATTGGGTTAATGCTCAACAGTATCAATGCCAGGAATGGAAACAAACATATGAACTTTGGTGGCGATTGAATCAACAGGTTTTATCTGTATGGAAAAAACTGCCATTGGAAAGTTTAGACAAAACTATTTTAATCGGTGATCGTGAACCTGTAAACCTGATGTTCGTTATTTCAGATTACCGGGCGCATCTCCAGCATCATTTAGATCAAATAATGGCTATTTATGGAAATCATCAAAGCGAGCTTAGCGCACATTGA
- a CDS encoding EamA family transporter: MKNQKFLPYAALVIVSIFWGTTYLASHIGVEYMHGMLLAGTRQTIAGVILLAVFLIKGYKIPGRAMLSKLFIIGVIMLCGSNGLMTWAMKFVPSGLGAIVAATVPIWITIFSYFMISKSKISAKVIIGMIIGFVGVVGIFYDYLQDILKPEFQFGLVLVFLGCLFWAFGSVLTAKWALKINAMYSAAYQMFFSGIVMVIISYLMGESYATSSFTMELWTSLLYLVFIGSLLSFSAYVYALNTLPPSQVSIYAYVNPVVAIILGYIILDEHLNWIVGTSCLVTLAGVYLVNSAYSKQKKLQHESAKLAIESEH, translated from the coding sequence ATGAAAAATCAAAAATTTTTGCCTTATGCGGCCTTGGTCATCGTAAGTATCTTTTGGGGAACAACATATTTGGCTTCCCATATCGGTGTTGAATATATGCACGGGATGTTGCTGGCCGGTACGAGGCAAACAATAGCCGGGGTAATATTGCTAGCTGTTTTCTTGATAAAAGGATATAAAATTCCCGGCAGGGCTATGTTATCGAAACTATTTATTATCGGTGTCATCATGTTGTGCGGCAGTAACGGGTTAATGACCTGGGCGATGAAGTTTGTACCCAGCGGCCTAGGTGCCATCGTGGCGGCCACCGTACCGATCTGGATCACGATATTCAGTTATTTTATGATCAGCAAATCAAAGATTTCTGCCAAGGTTATCATAGGCATGATAATCGGTTTCGTGGGAGTCGTAGGGATATTTTATGACTATTTGCAGGATATATTAAAACCGGAGTTCCAGTTCGGCTTGGTACTCGTTTTCCTCGGCTGTCTATTCTGGGCATTCGGCTCCGTATTGACAGCAAAGTGGGCCTTGAAAATTAATGCCATGTACAGCGCGGCCTACCAGATGTTTTTTAGTGGTATCGTGATGGTTATTATCTCTTATTTAATGGGTGAAAGTTATGCCACATCAAGCTTTACTATGGAATTGTGGACCAGTCTTTTATACCTGGTATTTATCGGTTCCTTGCTGTCTTTCTCGGCGTATGTTTATGCCTTGAATACGCTACCGCCATCACAAGTATCGATCTATGCGTATGTAAACCCTGTTGTTGCGATTATCTTGGGTTATATTATCCTGGATGAGCACCTGAACTGGATCGTGGGAACATCCTGCTTGGTAACATTAGCCGGGGTTTACCTAGTGAATAGTGCTTACAGTAAACAAAAAAAGTTACAACATGAATCAGCAAAATTGGCCATCGAATCAGAGCATTGA
- a CDS encoding GNAT family N-acetyltransferase, which produces MNTNLESAFTIKELSTFDEMAANFELIRLLNPKMSREYYESLLPAMIGNHYKQVAVYNDQGAPVGVSGFWINTKLYSGKYIEMDNVIVAAAFRSKGIGKILCRWMERKAKQESCKCIMLDAYVSNKDAHRFYYREGFSIIGFHIQKDL; this is translated from the coding sequence ATGAATACGAATTTAGAAAGTGCATTTACTATCAAGGAATTATCGACTTTCGATGAAATGGCGGCCAACTTCGAATTGATCCGTTTATTAAATCCCAAGATGTCCCGGGAATATTACGAATCATTATTGCCTGCCATGATAGGAAATCATTATAAGCAAGTGGCGGTGTATAATGATCAGGGAGCGCCTGTGGGTGTGAGTGGCTTTTGGATCAATACAAAATTGTATTCTGGTAAATATATCGAGATGGATAACGTGATCGTCGCAGCAGCTTTTCGATCCAAGGGAATTGGTAAAATTCTTTGTAGGTGGATGGAACGGAAGGCGAAGCAAGAATCATGTAAATGTATTATGCTGGATGCCTATGTTTCCAATAAGGACGCGCACCGTTTTTACTACAGGGAAGGTTTCTCCATCATAGGTTTCCATATACAGAAGGATTTATAA
- a CDS encoding pyridoxal phosphate-dependent decarboxylase family protein produces MLEVFHQDSDRLDEVLQTVQEWSKQFLKDLEQLPVVKEVPGIDAAEIPRSGTGALSAWNLFMETYGEYITANTSGRYLGFVTGGNSPAALMADWLTSVLDMNATDVLSVSFQVDRAAIACLHRLFSIPPSFQGTLVTGATMANFTGLAVAREWWGEQQGVVISEEGTSVLPAFEILTCQAHSSSYKAISMLGIGRKHVRKIPVLPGREAVDVNALEQYLEQHPGRPHVFIASAGTVNTADFDDLVALVALKARHQLYIHLDAAFGGFAACSDSYAHLMNGWAGVDSITIDGHKWMNIPYDGAAVFTKHRDLQLRVFQNPGAAYLGDPAVNFNFINYGPENSRRLRALPIWFSCMAYGKDGFSDLVDQNIAWAKQFGQFIERHPNFKLLAPVHLNVVCFAVNIPSDNPGEVTKRFLTNLHVGGEVFLTPSFYNGSPAIRAAFVNWRTSAKDLERLQGALEKALEQL; encoded by the coding sequence ATGTTAGAAGTATTTCATCAAGACTCCGATCGATTAGACGAGGTATTACAAACTGTACAAGAATGGAGTAAACAATTTTTGAAAGATTTGGAACAGTTGCCCGTAGTAAAGGAAGTGCCGGGAATTGATGCGGCAGAGATCCCGCGTTCCGGGACCGGCGCATTATCGGCATGGAATCTTTTCATGGAAACGTACGGTGAGTATATTACGGCTAACACCTCCGGGCGGTACCTCGGCTTCGTTACCGGGGGCAATAGCCCGGCAGCATTGATGGCAGACTGGTTGACCAGCGTGCTAGATATGAACGCGACAGATGTTTTATCCGTTTCATTCCAAGTTGATCGGGCGGCGATAGCATGCTTGCATCGCTTATTCAGCATTCCGCCTTCCTTTCAAGGGACTTTAGTAACAGGTGCTACCATGGCTAATTTTACAGGTTTGGCCGTAGCGAGAGAATGGTGGGGAGAACAGCAGGGTGTTGTCATCAGCGAAGAGGGGACTAGCGTTTTGCCTGCATTTGAAATATTAACATGTCAAGCACATTCTAGCTCATATAAAGCGATTTCAATGCTTGGCATCGGGAGGAAGCATGTCCGTAAAATTCCGGTATTACCCGGTAGGGAAGCGGTAGATGTAAATGCCTTGGAGCAGTATTTGGAGCAACATCCCGGTCGCCCGCATGTATTTATTGCCAGCGCCGGAACGGTAAATACGGCAGACTTTGATGATCTCGTGGCATTAGTCGCATTGAAAGCCCGGCATCAATTATATATACATTTAGATGCGGCATTCGGAGGCTTTGCAGCTTGTTCGGATAGCTATGCACACCTTATGAATGGTTGGGCAGGGGTAGATAGTATCACGATCGATGGACATAAGTGGATGAATATCCCCTATGATGGCGCCGCGGTATTCACGAAACACCGGGATTTGCAATTACGGGTATTTCAAAACCCGGGCGCAGCCTATCTTGGTGATCCGGCGGTAAATTTTAATTTCATCAACTACGGCCCTGAAAACTCGCGCCGATTGAGGGCATTGCCGATTTGGTTTAGTTGTATGGCTTATGGCAAAGATGGTTTTTCAGATTTAGTAGACCAAAATATTGCCTGGGCTAAACAGTTCGGACAGTTCATTGAGCGGCATCCCAACTTTAAATTATTAGCACCGGTGCACTTAAACGTAGTCTGCTTTGCTGTAAACATTCCAAGTGATAATCCCGGTGAAGTCACGAAACGGTTTTTAACAAATCTTCATGTAGGTGGAGAAGTGTTCTTGACGCCAAGTTTCTATAATGGCAGCCCGGCCATACGTGCGGCATTCGTAAACTGGCGTACATCTGCTAAAGATTTGGAAAGGTTGCAGGGAGCTTTAGAAAAGGCATTAGAACAGTTATAG